A genomic segment from Helicobacter sp. NHP19-012 encodes:
- the pgsA gene encoding CDP-diacylglycerol--glycerol-3-phosphate 3-phosphatidyltransferase, which translates to MKWTKQIPNTLTILRILLSVCLLFLVLHASQWFKISPTGLNYSSACLFAFAGCTDFLDGYIARNYHLKTLFGEIFDPLADKILILAAFLGLLALGRINAWVVFVILGREFFIAGLRVTVSRRGQSIPVSLWGKYKTFLQMCAIVVLFLNIHLGGVVLGDYLMALAVFATLYSGLDYILKYYKMVQNGDI; encoded by the coding sequence ATGAAATGGACCAAACAAATCCCCAACACCCTGACGATTTTACGCATTCTGCTCTCCGTGTGCCTGCTCTTTTTGGTTTTGCACGCAAGTCAGTGGTTTAAAATCTCGCCCACAGGGCTAAACTACAGCAGTGCGTGTCTGTTTGCTTTCGCGGGCTGCACGGACTTTTTAGACGGCTACATCGCCCGTAACTACCACTTAAAGACTTTATTTGGCGAAATCTTTGACCCGCTCGCCGATAAAATCCTCATCCTTGCAGCTTTTTTAGGGCTTTTGGCACTAGGGCGCATCAATGCGTGGGTGGTGTTTGTGATCTTGGGACGGGAGTTTTTCATCGCCGGGCTTAGAGTGACGGTGTCTCGTCGGGGGCAGAGTATCCCCGTGAGTCTGTGGGGCAAGTACAAAACCTTTTTACAAATGTGTGCCATTGTTGTGCTGTTTTTAAACATCCACCTAGGCGGGGTGGTGCTGGGCGATTATTTAATGGCGTTGGCGGTGTTCGCGACCCTTTATTCAGGCCTGGATTACATCCTAAAGTATTATAAAATGGTGCAAAATGGGGACATTTGA
- the pyrD gene encoding dihydroorotate dehydrogenase (quinone), with translation MTPKWLFALEAERAHALVECGLKIWGKLPHGFRLPNPALAQEILGLSLPNPIGLAAGFDKNATMVVGLSHLGFGAIEVGTLTSKAQPGNPKPRVFRYIDKQSLQNSMGFNNAGIKKAVQRLENLPPLPCLIGVNLGKNKDTPLAEALSDYEKALEASLGVGDYYVFNLSSPNTPNLRDLQNEDFVSELFSMAKERTHKPLFLKVAPDMPRDALLVVCERAIKAGAKGLIATNTTIDYSLLPGARTSGGLSGRVLHDKAKAVFAEVAEAFFGKVILVAVGGISDAKEAYERIKMGASFVQIFTSFIYQGPAICRQINQDIVKLLQQDGLSSVHEAVGIGQKR, from the coding sequence ATGACACCTAAGTGGTTATTTGCCTTAGAAGCTGAGAGGGCGCACGCCCTCGTGGAATGTGGTTTAAAAATTTGGGGCAAGTTGCCCCACGGCTTTAGGCTGCCAAACCCCGCCCTAGCCCAAGAGATTTTGGGCTTAAGCCTGCCTAATCCGATCGGGCTAGCTGCGGGCTTTGATAAAAACGCCACGATGGTCGTAGGGCTTAGCCATTTGGGCTTTGGCGCAATAGAGGTGGGCACGCTCACATCCAAAGCGCAGCCGGGCAATCCCAAGCCTAGAGTTTTCCGCTACATTGACAAGCAAAGCCTACAAAACAGCATGGGCTTTAACAATGCAGGGATTAAAAAAGCCGTCCAAAGGCTAGAGAATTTACCCCCCCTGCCCTGTCTTATCGGGGTGAATTTGGGCAAAAACAAGGACACGCCCCTAGCTGAGGCTCTAAGCGATTATGAAAAGGCGTTAGAGGCAAGCCTTGGCGTGGGGGATTATTATGTCTTTAATCTCTCCTCGCCCAACACCCCGAATTTAAGGGACTTGCAAAATGAGGACTTTGTGAGCGAATTGTTTTCTATGGCAAAAGAGCGCACCCACAAGCCCCTATTTTTAAAGGTCGCCCCCGACATGCCAAGAGATGCGCTCTTGGTGGTGTGTGAGCGGGCGATTAAGGCGGGGGCAAAGGGGCTCATTGCCACAAACACCACCATAGATTATTCTTTATTGCCCGGGGCACGCACAAGCGGGGGGCTTAGTGGGCGGGTGTTGCATGATAAGGCGAAAGCGGTGTTTGCAGAGGTGGCAGAGGCGTTTTTTGGTAAGGTCATTTTGGTGGCGGTGGGGGGGATTAGCGACGCTAAAGAAGCCTATGAGCGGATCAAAATGGGGGCGAGTTTCGTGCAGATATTCACGAGTTTTATCTACCAAGGCCCTGCAATTTGTAGACAAATAAACCAAGATATAGTAAAATTGCTCCAACAAGATGGGTTGAGCTCAGTCCATGAGGCTGTTGGGATCGGACAAAAAAGGTGA
- the rseP gene encoding RIP metalloprotease RseP: MGTFEALVALGFVVLFHEFGHFVVAKACGISVEVFSLGFGTKIFKKTYQNTEYTLSLIPLGGYVSLQQEGKGGYLSKSLWQKSLILLGGPLFNFLLAFLLYTALALMPQERLEPIVGQVLPNMPAANHLKAGDRILSLNNTPIQSFEDLQKAVRNAPHLAVLLWLQRGATTLNLPLTLKEMPAKDAFNQPTTIKVLGIKPTNKTFYFHYTPLQALEHALTQCAQLIALTYQGLLKLVEGVLPLSNVSSVVGIVDFLAKQSGLEIWFLSVGFISINLGLLNLLPIPLLDGGQLVLLWIERLVKHTLSAKQIQALNALGLAFLLALLGLGLFNDLATMFAKPA; encoded by the coding sequence ATGGGGACATTTGAAGCCCTAGTGGCGTTGGGTTTTGTGGTGCTTTTCCACGAATTTGGGCACTTTGTGGTGGCTAAAGCTTGTGGGATTAGCGTAGAAGTTTTTAGTCTAGGCTTTGGCACTAAAATCTTTAAAAAAACTTATCAAAACACCGAATACACTTTGTCTTTAATCCCGCTTGGGGGGTATGTGAGCTTGCAGCAAGAGGGCAAAGGCGGCTATCTCTCTAAATCCCTTTGGCAAAAAAGCCTCATCTTACTAGGCGGTCCGCTCTTTAATTTCTTGCTCGCCTTTTTGCTCTACACCGCCCTAGCTCTCATGCCCCAAGAACGCTTAGAACCCATAGTTGGGCAGGTTCTGCCCAACATGCCCGCTGCCAACCACTTGAAAGCGGGCGATCGCATTTTGAGCTTAAACAACACGCCCATTCAAAGCTTTGAGGACTTGCAAAAAGCGGTGAGAAACGCCCCACATTTAGCGGTGCTGCTGTGGCTACAAAGGGGAGCTACAACCTTAAACCTGCCCTTAACGCTTAAAGAAATGCCCGCCAAAGACGCGTTTAATCAACCCACCACTATTAAGGTTCTGGGCATTAAACCCACAAATAAGACTTTCTATTTCCACTACACCCCCTTACAAGCCCTAGAGCACGCCCTCACACAATGCGCCCAATTAATCGCCCTCACCTATCAGGGGCTCTTAAAGCTCGTGGAGGGTGTTTTGCCTTTGTCTAATGTCAGCTCGGTGGTGGGGATTGTGGACTTTTTAGCCAAACAAAGCGGGCTAGAAATATGGTTTTTGAGCGTGGGGTTTATCTCCATCAATTTGGGGCTTTTAAATTTACTCCCTATTCCCCTACTTGATGGCGGGCAATTGGTGCTGCTGTGGATAGAAAGGCTGGTTAAACACACCCTTTCGGCTAAACAAATACAAGCCCTAAACGCCCTAGGTCTTGCCTTTTTATTGGCTCTCTTGGGGCTTGGGCTGTTTAATGATTTGGCGACCATGTTTGCAAAGCCTGCTTAA
- the dapA gene encoding 4-hydroxy-tetrahydrodipicolinate synthase, with the protein MHALSALITPFKPDLSVDENAYASLIERQIRLGMDACVPVGTTGESATLSHEEHMHCIEIALEVCKSKGVKVLAGVGSNATSESIMLAKFAQKAGADALLCVSPYYNRPTQQGLFEHYKAIAHSVEIPLILYDVPARTGTQIAVETAVKLFNEVPNIVGIKEASGQAGRLVDFAHLAPQMQIYSGEDKLNHIIMSSGGVGVISVTGNLLPDKLSALVQADLKGDFATGQQIHNALHEINGALFCESNPIPIKACMHLTGLLEHLVYRLPLVPPSHEHMRFLETILEKYEVLK; encoded by the coding sequence ATGCACGCCCTAAGCGCACTCATCACCCCCTTTAAACCCGATTTGAGCGTGGATGAAAATGCCTACGCTTCTTTAATTGAAAGGCAGATCCGCCTTGGTATGGACGCTTGCGTGCCTGTGGGCACGACCGGCGAGTCGGCGACTTTAAGCCACGAAGAACATATGCACTGCATTGAAATCGCCCTAGAGGTGTGCAAATCCAAGGGCGTGAAAGTCCTCGCCGGGGTGGGCAGCAACGCCACGAGCGAGTCGATCATGCTCGCCAAGTTCGCCCAAAAAGCGGGTGCGGATGCCCTCTTGTGCGTGAGCCCCTATTACAACCGCCCCACCCAACAAGGCTTGTTCGAGCACTACAAGGCGATCGCTCACTCCGTAGAGATACCCTTAATTTTGTACGATGTCCCTGCCCGCACAGGCACACAAATTGCCGTAGAAACGGCGGTGAAACTCTTTAACGAAGTGCCCAACATTGTCGGCATTAAAGAGGCTTCGGGGCAGGCGGGGCGGCTCGTGGATTTTGCCCACCTTGCCCCACAAATGCAAATTTATAGCGGAGAGGACAAGCTCAACCATATCATCATGTCCAGTGGGGGCGTGGGCGTGATCTCGGTTACGGGCAATCTCTTGCCCGATAAACTCTCTGCCCTAGTGCAGGCAGACTTAAAGGGCGATTTTGCTACGGGGCAACAAATCCACAATGCGCTGCATGAAATCAACGGGGCTCTCTTTTGCGAGAGCAACCCCATCCCCATCAAGGCGTGCATGCACCTGACAGGCTTGCTAGAACATTTAGTGTATCGCCTGCCTTTGGTGCCGCCAAGCCATGAACACATGCGCTTTTTAGAAACGATCTTAGAGAAATATGAGGTATTGAAATGA
- a CDS encoding motility associated factor glycosyltransferase family protein gives MGTPSLYERNLEVLKLKDPLLAQRLLRVQGNSKYEVFMQQDDFNIIDTDTNTPIFEHKPIEQNLQKFKDFAPYAYTPYLYFYGAGNGVFFRLLLAYEQVKRIVIIEPEIEILFIIFNLLDFSQEIKSDRLIFLLQSACSYQMLASLFNMDKKACLYAKVFELHITYPYYERYLKDIKRINLDFIKALENAAIGVGNDARDAIIGIKHHVANLPFVLESPTLLNLLSALKARNATHNTAIIVSTGPSLNKQLPLLKEIAPYATLFCIDASFPILAKEGIKPDLVFSLERVEATAKFYTDTPKEAQEGVIFAITSIVHPKLHQAITKGTKQFSLRPFGYTSLFGLHAYGYLGIGMSAANMAYELVVHARFARCIFIGQDLSFGKDGHSHADGALYGADEIAPKEAGSKVFIPAYGGRGVVETTRIWKLFLDFFEKDIYHTPYKLEVINATEGGARIQGTLELPFKEAADRVRADCNLVPKSPLKLIPPSPEVSAKNLKEAHEMCLDVLDYSKRCKERIEELFLEVAPFLEHVEELNQKGDLESLDLGKLEELSQKINDIKSLFDEPEFNYCFNDAIQSYIFHQELDIAKIVVKPTPTKEELQAKQLDWIYAHKYWLFSLAGGISCVMEVIKQALQTWSPNH, from the coding sequence GTGGGCACGCCATCGCTGTATGAGCGCAACTTAGAGGTTCTTAAGCTAAAAGACCCCCTTTTAGCCCAGCGCCTTTTAAGAGTGCAGGGCAATAGCAAGTATGAAGTCTTCATGCAACAAGACGACTTCAACATCATCGACACCGACACCAACACCCCCATTTTTGAACACAAACCAATAGAGCAAAACCTACAAAAATTTAAAGATTTTGCCCCCTACGCTTACACCCCTTATTTATATTTTTACGGCGCGGGCAATGGTGTGTTTTTCCGCTTGCTTTTAGCCTACGAACAGGTTAAACGCATTGTCATCATCGAGCCCGAGATTGAAATTTTATTCATCATCTTTAATCTTTTAGACTTTAGTCAAGAGATCAAAAGCGATCGCTTGATTTTTCTCTTGCAAAGCGCGTGTTCTTACCAAATGCTCGCCTCTTTATTCAACATGGACAAAAAGGCATGCTTATATGCGAAAGTCTTTGAGTTGCACATCACCTACCCCTACTACGAGCGTTATTTAAAGGATATCAAACGCATTAATTTAGATTTCATTAAAGCCCTAGAGAACGCCGCCATCGGGGTGGGTAATGACGCAAGGGACGCAATCATTGGCATTAAACACCATGTGGCTAATTTGCCCTTCGTGCTAGAAAGCCCTACTTTGCTAAACCTGCTAAGTGCCCTAAAAGCAAGAAACGCCACACACAACACAGCGATCATTGTCTCCACCGGACCTAGCCTCAATAAACAACTCCCCCTCTTAAAAGAAATTGCGCCCTATGCCACGCTCTTTTGCATAGACGCGTCTTTTCCCATTTTAGCCAAAGAGGGCATCAAACCCGATTTGGTGTTTTCTTTAGAGCGCGTGGAGGCGACCGCCAAGTTTTACACGGATACCCCCAAAGAAGCCCAAGAGGGCGTGATTTTTGCCATCACCTCCATCGTGCACCCCAAATTACACCAAGCCATCACTAAAGGCACCAAGCAATTTAGTCTACGCCCCTTTGGCTACACCAGTTTATTTGGTTTGCACGCGTACGGCTATTTAGGCATTGGCATGAGTGCGGCGAACATGGCTTACGAGTTGGTGGTGCATGCCCGTTTTGCCCGTTGCATTTTCATCGGACAGGATTTGAGCTTTGGCAAGGACGGGCACAGCCACGCCGATGGAGCTTTATATGGGGCTGATGAGATCGCCCCTAAGGAGGCGGGCTCTAAGGTGTTTATCCCGGCTTATGGGGGGCGTGGGGTCGTGGAAACCACAAGAATATGGAAACTCTTTTTAGACTTCTTTGAAAAGGACATTTACCACACCCCCTACAAGTTGGAGGTCATCAACGCCACAGAGGGGGGGGCACGCATCCAAGGGACGCTAGAATTGCCCTTTAAAGAGGCGGCAGATAGAGTGCGGGCTGATTGCAATCTTGTGCCTAAATCTCCTTTAAAGCTCATCCCCCCAAGCCCTGAGGTCAGCGCAAAGAACTTAAAAGAGGCGCATGAAATGTGTCTAGATGTCCTGGATTACTCCAAGCGGTGCAAAGAGCGCATTGAAGAGCTGTTTTTAGAAGTCGCCCCCTTCTTAGAGCATGTGGAAGAGTTGAATCAAAAGGGCGATCTAGAGAGTTTGGATTTAGGCAAATTAGAGGAGCTGAGCCAAAAAATCAACGACATTAAAAGCTTGTTTGACGAGCCGGAGTTTAATTATTGCTTCAACGATGCGATCCAATCTTATATCTTCCACCAAGAGCTAGACATTGCTAAAATCGTGGTGAAGCCCACGCCCACTAAAGAGGAGTTGCAAGCCAAACAATTAGATTGGATTTACGCCCATAAGTATTGGCTCTTTAGCTTAGCGGGGGGGATTAGTTGCGTGATGGAGGTGATTAAGCAGGCTTTGCAAACATGGTCGCCAAATCATTAA
- a CDS encoding phosphatidylglycerophosphate synthase codes for MTIYLHENAELQVARKAILSAHALLVLLLGLTAFGALTLLQKGTTPDFKTLSPSAVGFYFLLWLGMFVCQILGYYKLAKVGRNLLIFRCVAFPYIADALLSLFLLLAVPKASITQIFNFKIITFFLYAYYSYKLFYELSRVTEDHYFRQGILLLGFSLTLLLFIVGVGRGALILFSFLFLVGMLVGWGMIFVGFFRLKQINTP; via the coding sequence ATGACCATTTATTTGCACGAAAATGCTGAATTGCAGGTGGCACGAAAAGCCATTTTGTCCGCCCATGCCCTTTTAGTCTTGCTCTTGGGGCTGACCGCCTTTGGGGCACTCACACTCTTACAAAAGGGCACAACCCCCGACTTTAAAACTCTAAGCCCTAGTGCGGTGGGGTTTTATTTTCTCTTGTGGCTTGGCATGTTTGTGTGCCAGATCCTTGGCTATTATAAGCTCGCCAAAGTGGGGCGCAATTTATTGATTTTCCGCTGTGTCGCCTTCCCCTACATCGCCGATGCCTTGCTCTCTTTGTTTCTCTTGCTCGCTGTGCCCAAGGCAAGCATCACCCAAATTTTTAACTTTAAAATCATCACCTTTTTTCTCTACGCCTACTACTCTTACAAACTCTTTTATGAACTCAGCCGCGTTACAGAGGACCACTATTTTAGACAGGGGATTTTGCTTTTAGGTTTCAGTTTGACACTCTTGCTCTTCATTGTGGGGGTTGGGCGGGGGGCTTTGATTCTCTTTAGTTTTTTGTTCTTGGTGGGCATGCTTGTGGGATGGGGCATGATTTTTGTGGGTTTCTTTAGGCTAAAACAAATCAACACCCCATGA
- a CDS encoding enoyl-ACP reductase: protein MQGKTLVISGATRGIGKAILYRFAQNGVNVAFTYNKNEEEAAKIAADLEANCHVKAKYYHLDILEPEQYIELFKQIDADFERVDCFVSNAIIYGRSVVGGFAPFMRLKPKGLNNIYTATVLAFVVGAQEAAKRMKLVGGGAIVSLSSTGNLVYMPNYAGHGNSKNAVETMVKYAAVDLGEFGIRVNAVSGGPIDTDALKAFPDYAEIKAKVEEQSPLKRMGNPTDLAGAVYFLCDPEQSAWLTGQTIVVDGGTTFK from the coding sequence ATGCAGGGCAAGACTTTAGTCATCAGCGGAGCGACACGGGGCATTGGCAAAGCCATTTTGTACCGATTCGCCCAAAATGGGGTCAATGTGGCTTTCACTTACAACAAGAACGAGGAAGAAGCCGCCAAAATCGCCGCCGACCTAGAGGCTAATTGCCATGTGAAAGCCAAGTACTACCACCTAGACATCTTAGAACCCGAACAATACATTGAGCTGTTTAAACAAATTGATGCCGACTTTGAGCGGGTGGATTGTTTCGTGTCTAACGCGATCATCTACGGGCGCTCTGTGGTGGGTGGCTTTGCCCCGTTTATGCGTTTAAAACCCAAGGGGCTTAACAATATCTACACTGCCACCGTCTTAGCTTTCGTGGTGGGAGCCCAAGAGGCGGCTAAACGCATGAAGCTTGTGGGCGGGGGGGCGATCGTGTCCTTGAGCTCTACGGGCAATTTAGTCTACATGCCCAACTACGCCGGGCATGGCAACTCCAAAAACGCCGTGGAAACCATGGTGAAATACGCTGCGGTGGATTTGGGCGAATTTGGCATTCGTGTCAATGCCGTGAGCGGCGGACCCATCGACACGGATGCGCTTAAGGCTTTTCCCGACTACGCTGAAATTAAAGCCAAAGTGGAGGAGCAATCCCCCTTAAAACGCATGGGTAACCCCACAGACTTAGCCGGTGCGGTGTATTTCTTATGCGACCCTGAGCAGAGCGCATGGCTCACTGGGCAAACCATCGTGGTGGATGGGGGCACCACCTTTAAATGA
- a CDS encoding M16 family metallopeptidase, whose protein sequence is MQATQATEKLSIRTYLPHYESTTLENGLQVVAVPLANKSGVIEVDLLYKVGSRNERMGKSGIAHMLEHMSFKSTKHLKDGEFDTIVKSFGGVSNASTSFDSTRYFIKASSANLDKSLDLFAEMLGSLQLKEDEFLPERQVVAEERLWRTDNSPLGYLYFRFFNTAFVYHPYHWTPIGFMQDIQHWTIGDIRKFHDTYYQPKNAILLVVGDIDPKKVFEQAKKHFASIPNKNNNPIPEVYMQEPIQNGLRETVIHKKDLSLEWLAIGWKVPPFTHKDQVALNALAKLLAEGDSSLLRKTLVDQKRLVSQVFAQNMELKDASVFLFIAGANQNVEAVQIKKEILTILDEIKHGGVTQQQLDKVKINNRVDFIAGLEDSSDVAEMFAEYLTHGKIEDIAHYEEEFEALEVKDIVRVANEYFRDEAYSVVTLKP, encoded by the coding sequence ATGCAAGCAACACAAGCAACAGAAAAGCTGAGTATACGCACATACTTACCCCACTACGAAAGCACCACTTTAGAAAATGGGTTACAAGTGGTCGCCGTGCCTTTGGCGAATAAAAGTGGGGTGATTGAGGTGGATTTGCTCTACAAGGTCGGCTCAAGAAACGAGCGCATGGGCAAGAGCGGAATCGCCCACATGCTCGAACACATGAGCTTTAAAAGCACCAAGCACCTCAAAGACGGCGAGTTTGACACCATTGTGAAAAGCTTTGGAGGGGTCAGCAACGCCTCGACAAGCTTTGACAGCACCCGTTATTTTATCAAGGCGAGCAGTGCAAATTTAGATAAATCTTTAGACTTGTTCGCCGAAATGCTCGGCTCTTTGCAACTCAAAGAGGACGAGTTTTTGCCCGAGCGCCAAGTGGTGGCTGAGGAAAGACTTTGGCGCACGGACAACTCCCCGCTAGGCTATCTATACTTCCGCTTTTTCAACACCGCCTTTGTCTACCACCCCTACCATTGGACCCCCATTGGTTTTATGCAAGACATACAGCATTGGACGATTGGGGACATTAGAAAGTTCCACGACACCTACTACCAACCCAAGAACGCCATTTTATTGGTTGTGGGCGACATTGACCCTAAAAAAGTCTTTGAGCAAGCCAAAAAGCATTTTGCCAGCATCCCCAACAAGAACAACAACCCCATCCCCGAAGTGTATATGCAAGAGCCTATCCAAAATGGACTGAGAGAAACCGTGATCCATAAAAAAGATTTGTCCCTAGAGTGGCTCGCCATCGGCTGGAAAGTCCCCCCCTTCACCCACAAGGACCAAGTCGCTCTAAACGCCCTTGCCAAGCTTTTAGCCGAGGGAGATAGCAGTTTGTTGCGTAAAACTTTGGTGGATCAAAAACGCCTAGTGTCCCAAGTCTTCGCCCAAAACATGGAGCTCAAAGATGCGAGTGTGTTTTTGTTCATTGCGGGGGCAAACCAAAATGTGGAAGCCGTCCAGATCAAAAAGGAAATCCTAACGATTTTAGATGAAATCAAGCATGGCGGGGTTACGCAACAGCAACTAGACAAGGTCAAAATCAACAATCGGGTGGACTTCATCGCTGGGTTGGAAGACTCTTCGGATGTGGCGGAGATGTTTGCTGAGTATTTGACGCATGGCAAAATCGAGGACATCGCCCACTACGAGGAAGAGTTTGAAGCCCTAGAGGTCAAAGACATTGTGCGGGTGGCAAACGAGTATTTTAGAGACGAAGCCTACAGCGTCGTTACGCTAAAGCCCTAA
- the ppk1 gene encoding polyphosphate kinase 1: MYFNRELSWLRFNTRVLDQACDTRLPLLERLKFLAIYGTNLDEFYMIRVAGLKHLADNNMTTTSLDDLSPREQLERIHAYAAAEQKIVQKQFLGLKESLNKHGLSLKSVASLPVKYHSKLQAYFHKHLYPIVVPTLLDLNRPFPFVRNLSFGLVFELERKDGEIVYGAVKIPSLLKRFVQIDTGMFVAVEEIVQKCAPLLFEGYTILESMVFRITCDADMEIIEDEGHDLVDRISEGLRTRDRGEAVRLEVGGGSVHLRQILSTQMPGVTLYPSRILLDLGRLWELVGFKGYTHLKAPVFVPKILPPLSGIDFLDSRAFFELLDQQDILLFHPYESFDPIVHFIQNAAEDKDVVSIRMTLYRVGKESPIVKALTEAAPYKQVSVLVELKARFDEENNLHWARALENAGAHVIYGVSNLKVHAKVALVVRQVGDALKEYVHVSTGNYNTLSAKVYTDLSLLSANPKIAHDTLKLFHSLGTGVSAKTHLSTLYMAPKQIKNKILSLITHEMGLKRKGRIIFKANALVDKDIIDCLYKASQAGVRIDLLVRGICCLRPQVKGVSENIRVFSIVGKYLEHARIYYFAHDTHKLYFSSADMMPRNLQKRVELLIPATSKAIQRKMLHILHLQLKDNAQTYALQASGEYVRLSSTKPPLNAQLLYEKIVSAADDT; encoded by the coding sequence GTGTATTTTAACCGAGAACTTTCGTGGCTGCGCTTCAACACGCGGGTTTTAGACCAAGCCTGCGACACCCGCCTACCCTTGTTGGAGCGTTTGAAATTCCTAGCCATTTATGGGACGAATTTAGACGAGTTTTATATGATCCGCGTGGCTGGGCTAAAGCACCTAGCCGACAACAACATGACCACCACAAGCTTAGATGATTTAAGCCCAAGAGAACAGCTTGAGCGCATACACGCCTACGCCGCTGCTGAACAAAAAATCGTGCAAAAGCAGTTTTTGGGCTTGAAAGAGTCTTTAAATAAGCATGGCCTAAGCCTTAAAAGTGTGGCAAGCCTACCGGTCAAATACCACTCTAAATTGCAAGCCTATTTCCACAAACACCTATACCCCATCGTTGTGCCGACCTTACTCGACCTCAACCGCCCCTTCCCCTTTGTGCGTAACTTGAGCTTTGGGCTTGTCTTTGAGTTGGAGCGCAAAGACGGAGAGATCGTCTATGGGGCGGTGAAAATCCCCTCTTTGCTTAAACGCTTTGTCCAGATCGACACGGGCATGTTCGTGGCGGTGGAGGAGATCGTGCAAAAATGCGCCCCCTTGCTCTTTGAAGGCTACACGATTTTAGAAAGCATGGTTTTTCGAATCACCTGCGATGCCGACATGGAGATCATTGAGGATGAGGGGCATGACTTAGTGGATCGCATCAGCGAGGGACTAAGGACGAGAGATCGGGGGGAGGCGGTGCGCTTGGAGGTGGGCGGGGGGAGCGTGCATTTGCGCCAAATTTTAAGCACCCAAATGCCCGGCGTTACTTTATACCCTAGTCGCATTTTGCTGGACTTGGGGCGCTTGTGGGAGTTGGTGGGGTTCAAAGGCTACACCCATTTAAAAGCCCCCGTGTTCGTGCCTAAGATTCTGCCCCCCTTAAGCGGCATTGACTTTTTAGACAGCCGGGCGTTCTTTGAGCTGCTCGATCAACAAGACATTTTATTGTTCCACCCCTATGAGAGCTTTGATCCCATCGTGCATTTTATCCAAAACGCCGCTGAAGATAAGGATGTCGTGTCTATCCGCATGACTTTATACAGAGTGGGTAAAGAGTCGCCCATCGTTAAAGCCCTCACAGAGGCCGCACCCTACAAGCAGGTGAGCGTGCTCGTGGAGCTTAAAGCCCGCTTTGATGAGGAAAATAACCTGCATTGGGCAAGGGCTCTAGAAAATGCCGGTGCGCATGTGATCTATGGGGTATCTAATTTAAAGGTGCATGCCAAGGTGGCGTTGGTGGTGCGCCAAGTGGGTGATGCCTTAAAAGAGTATGTCCATGTCAGCACGGGCAATTACAACACGCTTTCGGCGAAAGTCTATACGGATTTGAGCCTGCTTAGTGCCAACCCTAAAATCGCGCACGACACCCTAAAGCTCTTCCACTCGCTAGGCACGGGCGTGAGTGCTAAGACGCATTTAAGCACGCTTTACATGGCCCCCAAACAAATTAAAAACAAAATCCTCTCTTTAATCACCCATGAAATGGGCTTGAAGCGCAAGGGGCGGATCATTTTTAAGGCGAACGCGCTTGTGGATAAGGACATCATCGATTGCTTATACAAAGCCTCGCAGGCGGGGGTAAGGATTGATTTATTAGTTAGGGGGATTTGTTGTTTGCGCCCACAGGTTAAAGGGGTGAGTGAAAACATTCGGGTTTTCTCCATTGTGGGTAAATATTTAGAGCACGCCCGCATTTATTACTTTGCCCACGACACGCACAAGCTGTATTTTTCCAGTGCGGACATGATGCCACGCAATTTACAAAAGCGCGTGGAGCTCTTAATCCCTGCCACTTCTAAGGCGATCCAGCGCAAAATGTTGCATATCTTGCATTTGCAACTCAAAGACAACGCCCAAACCTACGCCCTGCAGGCTAGCGGCGAGTATGTGCGCCTAAGCTCCACAAAGCCCCCTCTAAATGCCCAACTGCTGTATGAAAAGATTGTGAGCGCGGCTGATGACACCTAA